Within the Salvia hispanica cultivar TCC Black 2014 chromosome 4, UniMelb_Shisp_WGS_1.0, whole genome shotgun sequence genome, the region CCTGGTAAGTAATAATTAGATATACATTACAGAACAGGGGTGCGTTATAATgataacccatatttatgtgataagctaataaccctatcattttatgggtcaaaagtatcatttttactaaaaatgatatttatacatgataaaatgatatttttcgtccataaaatgatattctgttctataaaatgatacttttcttccataaaatgagggttattaggttatcatcATAAATATGCGTTATGATATGATGACATCCCTTACAGAACAACATAcctatatttttgaaaatgacatttatatataatgttttgaaaattagataTTCTTTCCGATCTGGGCGTATGAACATTATTATATCATCTGCTTCAATCTCAAAATGCAAATGATGGATGTGATTGACAATTCTCTGGTTAGTGAAGATTTACttgagaagaaatatgaagatGCACCAAGTACTCTGGTATGTTTAGTTAAATgcattcaatatttattagttaaaatgcATTGAATATAATTCAGTATGgaacataatataatttttaatcaacCTCATGTATGTTTTGTGTTATTTGAATAGAGAAATTTCTTCCGAACTTATCTTGGAAATGGAGTCAATCCATCAATGGGAAGAACTGTCAAACTGTCAAAAACCAGATACATGAATATGCCATGGCAGAACGATACAAATAAAGTTGACTGTGGAATTTATGTGATGCGCCATTTGGAGACTTACATGGGTGGTCCTGTTCGTAACTGGAATTCGGGTTTAACGAAGAAGGGAACAGAGTCTTTCATAAAACTCCGTGCCAGATATACTGAAGCATTGCTTATTGGAGATACTAACAAGAAGGCTTTTGAGACACTTACAATGATAAAGAAGAAGTTTGAGAATGACAgcaaaaaaggagaaattgatgttgaaaagaTGATCAGAGAATTTGAACCCCTTGTATACTAACTTATATGACTTGATAATAGCGTTTTGTAATAGTGGTTTCGAATATAATCAcccaaaattatcattttatctgctGCAAGTATGTCATTTTATCAgtcagaagtatcattttatcattttatctgctccaagtatcattttttcaggttaaagtatcattttatcagtttataaacaaaagaatgatGTTATAAGccaaaatgtcattttataagcccaaagtatcattttatctactgcaagtatcattttgtcattttatcagtcagaagtatcattttatcattttataagcccaaagtatcattttattaaacaaaaatgtcattttatcagaagtatcattttatcagtcagaagtatcattttatcattttatctgctgaaagtatcattttatcaactgcgagtatcattttataattttataagtcagaagtatcattttatcagcttatatatcattttgtcagattaaaatatcattttatccgttgagagtatcattttatcagcttatATGTCATTTTTTCCAGCTTATACATGATTTTATAAGgttattgtcattttatttgctgcgagtatcattttttcaggttaaagtatcattttatcagtttataaacaaaagaatgatGTTATCAGccaaaatgtcattttatacaCCAAAAATACCTAAACTATATCAAATGGCTTCAATCTGTCTTCTCATTGACTCTACCACAATTTCTTGAATCATGACGACCCATCTCATGACATTTACCACACCGTCGTAGAGGCTTATTTGCTTTCCTTATTGCACTCTGCCTCTTTGCTACTTTGCCACTAGCTGATCCTTTGGTACTAACAACGTCTGGAGGATGTACATCAATTACATCAGGTACTgccattccataaaaatcctcaaccatcttcttcttttcaatGACTGAAGGTGCTGCacaatttccaaatatatgCTGTTCCAAATCATCAAGACCAGCACTTAACAAAGACAAATGATCAATACTTCCTTCAGACTTTTGGACTAATCGATAAAAGTTGGAGAACAACTTTTTCTTAACTTCCTGCTTTTCATCCAAATCTGCAAGATAAAAGATAACATTATTACAATAAGTACTATCATTTCTCTGactgaaaaatagaatttttacaaataaggTTAAAAATGGAACACACGTTCAAATGGTTGTTGTTCCTCAGATGGTAGACCATGTGCTGCCTTTAGTAAAGAGCTCTTCAACCACCTTCGACCAAAATATTTCTCAGGAATGAGATTAGCAGACTTattcttcaacaaacaaaatatatgacaACATAACAAACCAATTCTGGAAAACTTCTTGCAACTACAGTCGAATGTGTCTTTCTTACAATCATACTTAACATCCAATGTTCTACCATATTGGTCCTTGACCTGATGCATCTTGATGTTATCCTCAACAGTAGTTATAGAAACAATCTCACATACCATACTTATTTCCTGTTGTACATGTTTGAAAATAGAATCAGTGTAGATTGTAGATGCATGCTTCTCAATAGGCAATTGGGTTGACAAATCAGGAATAGTTGAGTAATCCAAGTAGTTCAATCGTGAATTGGCATTCCTTTGATCTCCCACAgcataattaaagaaattgatgaaCTGTACAAGATTTGCACGTGGCTTTgtgtagtttttaaaaaagctATTCTCCGATTCAGACATCGATGTAGTCCTAAGAAGCGACCCCATGGGAAAATCTCGAAAATAAGCAGGAACCCAGAATTCTCTATCTTCAAACATTGATCCAAACCAGTGCACGTCTTCTAATCCATACCGTTCCATTATATCATTCCATATTATATCAAACTCATCAGGCTCTAACAAATCAGACCAAACACATGCATTCAACTCTTTTTTGAAATCTTCATTACCAAGTAAAGATTTGGGCAACTTATCTGACACCTTAACCATGATATGCCACATACACCATCGGTGCCTTGTTTGTAAAAGTACTTGTTGAACAGCAAGTTTGATCCCCCAATCTTGATCAGTGATAATCAATTTGGGTGCTACCCCCATGCATCGAACAAAACAGCCAAACAACCAAGAATAGGATTCTCTACCTTCACTTGATAACAAGCCAGCTCCAAATGTAACTGGTCTAGAATGGTTATCTTTTCCAGTGAATGGAGCAAAAATCATGCAATACCTTCAGAATATagcataaaaatgaattatatttatcataaaatggTTAAAATGATATAGGTTTGATGATGTTTTTTGGTGGTTctgttttatttgaaaactgatacttttgcatcataaaatgatagtttgagcggataaaatgatacttttgcatgataaaatgataaaatgatagtttcggggaataaaatgataggttctgtgaataaaatgagtatattctgagtatcattttatcagccaaaagtatcattttattagtaagaagtatcattttatctactgcaagtatcattttgtcattatataattcaGAAGTACCattttataacataaaaatgaattatattttcatgcatatagaaaagtatcattttatcagctataactatcattttatcagcaaaagtatcattttattagtaagaaatatcattttatctactgcaagtatcattttgtcattatataattcagaagtatcattttatcagctatgactatcattttatcagcaaaaagtatcattttatcaactgaaatataatttaatcagcaaaaagtatcattttatgtctATTAGCAACAAAAGTAATATACCTGTTAGTGTTGTATGTTGaatcaaatgaaattacaTCTCCAAACATATGATAATTTCGTCTTGAAATAGCATCAGCCCAGAAGAGTCTAGTTAACTTTCCATGAGATCCtatctcaatttcataatAGAAGGCATCAGATGATTCCTTTTGAGAACGCATATAATCAAAAATCATTTGAGCATCTGAACCATCAATATTGGACATAATATCACGATAACCATTtctaatatcaataatatcacATCCAACATTTTCAGGTCCACCCATTATCTCCTTCAAAAGTTTGAATGTGAGAGTGGGACCAATATTACACCTGCCACAATCCTCCATAAACCTCCGATGGATAGGATCCAGATTGCGATTGGCCATCATAAAATGCCTATGCTCATCCGCAACCATTAAGTGATTATGATACTCAACAAACTGATAAACCTCATATCCTCTGCTCTTGCCATCTGAATAATATCTCAAATTGAGCTTAGCAAGACATTCACACCTAAATGACCGACACCTACGCTTTTTAAAAGACACTTCAGTTGATTGGGATGCATGACCAGGTATAAAATTCTTAGAGCCTTGTCTGTTGCAAGCCAAATACTGCCACTTAGTAATACCTTGAACTGATTTGTTACCCATTTTACGAATGCCAAAACCAACTGAACGAGCATAATGTTCATAGAAACCAACTGCTTCTACtaatgtattgaatttcataCCAATCATTGGCTTCAAAGCATCATCACAAACAGGAATGTACATACCTACAAATCAgtaaaagtattattttatcacgtccacgtgtacaaatgattggctaagAATGGTGGtaggtgttattttaagaggggttgtcattttaacacatccatatatatatatatatatagggatgtattcaaatccttttcatatcttttttcctttttccttcttaatcctagccccacgattttgtcatctgagggttagattaatgccacgtgtcatttaataatacacattttcattctaataatgcacatcggctaataatgcaacattatagactaataatgcacattttcattctaataatgcacaacggccaataatgcaacattatagactaataatgcattgatcacaaccatccaattcaaggatccaagggctgagattaagaaggaaataggacacttagggtgcaaaggagcctaacgcacccctatatatatatatatatatatatatatatatatatatatataggagcactagggtgcccccttatttagagtcacaacgtacatccaatctggtgctgccatgtggcacaaaacatgcaatattttaaacacaaaaatgcaatctagttgtatatgcattttcgaagattgcattttagttgtaggtaaattgcattttatagtattgagttttgcattttcacatatataaatgcaatccttttatatataaaatgcaaattaaacagtcaatatctaaaatgcaaaacttaacaataaaaaatgcaatctgcatataacaaaaatgcaatctgccgaaatttatttatagcttctacaaatatatattgcattttagtgtttacaatattgcattttttttgtcacgTTGCAGCACCAGATTGAATGtacgttgtaactttaaaattagtttttatactagtacatccctatatatatatattttttttttcccccgaacttcgtccagcttatacctccaaaAGATagtaaattcttttttttattttattccctcCCCTGGACTTCTTCCAGCTTAttcctttatatatatatatatatataatatatatatatatatatatatatatatatatatatatatttctccCTGATCATGAGATGGCAGCTCCTGTTTACACGTTAGCACTCAATGTTTAAGCTTATAGCTCACTTATATTatggggcttcacaactaggTCAGCTAAGGCATTTTCTATCGTTCTTACGTCTTCCAAACCGATTTCAGCTTATTAAGGAAAGAGGCCTCAAAGTTGTAGTGCatcctatcttcaattactctcAATAAGGGAATCTTgccttattatttttactagtTCATGCTAAAACACATAAATCCTAAAAACTAactaactcctagacctagtgACTCTTACGCATGCTGAGCACAGATTGCACTACCTTCCCCCTCCCCGTCCCACTTCACCCCAGCTTGTCTCCAAGCTGTCCTAGTGAAGGGGGAAAAAAGGGAAGTTGGTGcacacaacaaaacaaaaacacagaaactaaaacaaataCCAACATATTAAAGAAACTTCTCAAACTTAGACCAGACaccgggctaagtgggagaagacacaaTTACAAACGGAAAACAATCAtgcttaaataaataaaacttttcacacttagaccaaggaTTGGGCTATGTGGGAGAGTGCACAAATCAACAACTAAACACATGCTcagcaataaaaaatacacacaACAAAAGttagaaaagaaagaaaataaaaactgaaatgtAAATTTACTTGGTCATTGGGGGGTATCAATTATGAGTCTGGCCCCCTCGGGAGCCAGACTTGGGTGGTACGTTGGGGCGGTtcatcttcactttcttctttcctgGCGACACAGGTTTCTCTTCAGCTATCACAGGTTGCTTTGACAAGGGCTTATTCACAGACACAGACGCTAGGGACGGCGATGCAGACGGGGCTACCACAGGCTTAGACGGGGGCGGGGTCGCTGGAGAGATGAACTGACTTGACCGGGCTGCCTGGCCGCATTACCGGGTCCAGGAGGCAACCTTTGCTGGGTCTGGGAGAAATTCCCCTCAAGCCACTCCGCCATTCTCTTCATTAGCTTGACCGCATCAAACATCCTTTCATTCTGGGCTGATGATCTCTCGGCCAGGATATCAATACTTCCCTTGATGGCCTGCAACTCCATTCTGGCCCCGCCTAGCTCCTCTCGCATCACTGCCATCTCCTTCCTCAGCTCTTCAACGTCTGCACTCACCACGGCCTCTATGTATAAGAGCCCCTTGTTGAAGAAATACACCTCCTGGCCCTCCATGTATAAGAGCCCCTTGTTGAAGAAATACTCCAGGTTGAACAGCTCTGGGGGCTCGCACATCGTCACATCGGGTTCCGCCTTCCCTATCTTCATTATAAAATTGCGTTGAACATAGGCGCCCAGTAGATGGCATGTATACATTTGGCGGGAGGGGTTGGCAGTCATTTGGTGGCAGGCTTGGGCTAACCAGTAGCCGAGGTGGACCTTAATTCTCTTCGACATACACCAGGTGAAGTAGAGTTCGGTAGTAGTAAGGGTTGAACTTGCAGTACCCATGAGTTTGTAACCGACAAATTCTTGCGCCAATTGGAGGAGGTGGTTTGAGATATGGATCCCCTTTGACACAGTGGTCTTGAAGTTTCCACTTCTGCCATGTGTTATAGCCTCCCATGCCGATTGCGGTGTGAACCCCGGAGTGTTCCTCGGTGGGCCGAATATCCTGTCATTCCAAATCCCTTCATCGTCCTCTGCATTCGTAAACAATCCCATACGGAGGGACCACTCTCTAACACTCATCACATGCTCGATGTTGAACAGGCGGAAGGAGATGAAGTCAGCATCTGGGTCTGTAGTAGCTTTGAATCGGAAGGTGGAGAAGAACTCCCTTGCTGCTACCAGAGGCACCTCGTGCTCACTATGATTCAGCAACCACTCAAATCCGATGTCCTGAATATGTGAGAGGAACTCCTCCTCCGACTCAATGTGCTTCAAGGACTCTGAATCATATCTCTTGCCCGACTTTGCTAACTTCCCAACTGCGCTCCTTTCCTTGTAAGTCTGTGCTCTCCTAGAGTCATCAAACTTTGCCATGGATCCAAGTAGCTTCTTGGTGATCCATATTTCAGTACGCTCATAGTTGGGTATCTCTTCCTCCTCTAATTTCCTGGGCTGGGAAGTGGCCGCATGCTTTCCTTTGCGCTTGCGCTCCATAGCCACGCGATGTTCTTCCGCAGTATCTACTTCCTCGTCAGATCCAAGAGCGTCCTCCTCCTGTGCACTTCTCGCCCCTGGGGCAGGGAATCCCGATCCTCTGGACTGGTCGAGCTCATCTACCTTGTCCAGTGTGCTTCTTCGTGCCCTTCTCCTGGATCTACAATCCACCAGATCTACAATCTCCTGTAGCCCTCCTTCCTCGGGCTCCTGTACTACAGCTAAAACGGTAGTTCCTCTCCCACAGACATTCCTGGGGTTTCACcctcaacaaaaaataacgGGGTTTCCCCCTTTGAATTTttcggggtttccccctcagtaACTTGACCAGGGGTTTCCCCGATATAGATGTAAACGGGGTCCCCCTTTCAACATACTGAAACAGGGTTTCCCCCTAATAATTTCTTGGGGTTTCCCCCACAACAGAATTTAatacaggggtttccccctccacaCTCTTCTCCACAAGGGTTCCCCATCATTCACATCCTCTTTCCTCATATCATCCACCGCCATCTTGTCCAACTCCGCCGCCAGATCTCCACCGTTTCTCTGTCCACTgacctcctcctcctctgcaTGCGATTGATCATGAGCAGGTTCCCTGATTGAGGCTTGAGACTCGTCGGGATGTGTAATTGAGGGTTGGGCCGTCGGTTCTTCAGGAATAGCCGGCGGCGGTGGTACTTCGGTTGTGGCTCCGGTAGATTTCTCTTGGTGCATTGCCGAAAAGAGGGCAAAGATTCATCTGGCCTCCTCCTTGCTGCCAAATTTTTGCTCTAGTTCCCTCAAGAACACTGCCTCTTTAGGATCTTCGGCGGTTGCCACTCGGTTCGTATATCGTGGACAGGAAAGGTTGTTTGCGCAACAACTAGTGGTTTTGCAACCAGTTCTGCCGGCGCCTTGGATGAATCGCCGACTGGTGGCTTTATGGTATGGTTCCTCTTCTTTGTGTTGGTCGTCGGTGCTTTCTTCATGGCTTAATCTGCAGAAAATCACGAAAACTAGGGTAAAATTTCGGTTAGGGTTAGAGAGAATTTGGGTATTGTGAGAGAGTATTTGAGAgagattagagagagaaagtcggttgaaattttgatttgaaaggaaaaggaattattattttgtttttttagatAAAGGAGAGGAACGGTTGCAGagtgatgtaagcaaccgtacgccTCCTCGAAAAgtagaatttgaatttaaaaaatcattctaCTTTTCTCTGAAAATTTATGATCCAAGATTCTTGCCTCCCCTATGCACCTCACAATACCACGCAAAAACAAAGGTGAGACGCCTAGTTCCCAGGTCGAGGATCATGAATGAGACAGAACAATTTCCCTGAGGAGCTtggtgtttcgaaaatatattTGGAAGATTAAgaattgttttctttgtttggatttatttagtttttcaaaaagcaattaaactatttacacttGCAGCTGAGTATTCTCAAGATCCCCTAGGTCAGTGTatagataaaatttattcCCATTTTACCTGACCTAGGAATTCGTCGAGAACACTCACTTGCCTGACCAGTTAGGCAATAAATAAGGGTGCATGTAGTGGCACTTTttccactacacacaactCCGAATTATCCCTAAAGATTTTTACTCGatgaccattaacaaggaAAGGGACAGAGTTAGGGGAGCTTTCCTGGATTTCCACCGCTCCATTCGCTCGAAGGCCAACAATGGTGTATGGGCCTATCCATTTGGAATTCAGTTTCCAGGCATTAGCTTGAGCCAAGATTGAAAAAGAAGTACTTTCTGCCCCACTTGcagttccttgacccggaggtTCTTGTCATGCCAGAGTTTTGTTCTTTCCTTATACCACATTGCTGAATCAAATGCTTTCAGCCATAGTTCCTCCAGCTCCTGTAGTTGCaacttcctttcttcttcacaggCCAACgccttcatattcatctcCTTGATTGCCCAATAGGCCTTGTGTTCTATTTCCACTGGTAAATGGCACATTTTTCCAAAGACTAGCCTGTAAGGCGACATCCCAATATGAGTTTTAAATGCAGTCCTGTAGGCCCATGATGCATCACCGAGCCTCCTACTCCAATCCTTCCTTGACGGGTTAACAGTTTTTTCCAATATTGCCTTGATTTCCCTATTAGAAATCTCCGCCTGACGATTAGACTGAGGGTGGGAAGGTGTAGATAACCTATGGTGGACAccatattttctcatcaatgCTTCAATGGTGCGATTACGGAAGTGCGTTCCTTGGTCTGAGACTATAGCTCGAGGTACTCCATAcctgttgaaa harbors:
- the LOC125219914 gene encoding protein FAR1-RELATED SEQUENCE 5-like isoform X2, whose translation is MVADEHRHFMMANRNLDPIHRRFMEDCGRCNIGPTLTFKLLKEIMGGPENVGCDIIDIRNGYRDIMSNIDGSDAQMIFDYMRSQKESSDAFYYEIEIGSHGKLTRLFWADAISRRNYHMFGDVISFDSTYNTNRYCMIFAPFTGKDNHSRPVTFGAGLLSSEGRESYSWLFGCFVRCMGVAPKLIITDQDWGIKLAVQQVLLQTRHRWCMWHIMVKVSDKLPKSLLGNEDFKKELNACVWSDLLEPDEFDIIWNDIMERYGLEDVHWFGSMFEDREFWVPAYFRDFPMGSLLRTTSMSESENSFFKNYTKPRANLVQFINFFNYAVGDQRNANSRLNYLDYSTIPDLSTQLPIEKHASTIYTDSIFKHVQQEISMVCEIVSITTVEDNIKMHQVKDQYGRTLDVKYDCKKDTFDCSCKKFSRIGLLCCHIFCLLKNKSANLIPEKYFGRRWLKSSLLKAAHGLPSEEQQPFEHLDEKQEVKKKLFSNFYRLVQKSEGSIDHLSLLSAGLDDLEQHIFGNCAAPSVIEKKKMVEDFYGMAVPDVIDVHPPDVVSTKGSASGKVAKRQSAIRKANKPLRRCGKCHEMGRHDSRNCGRVNEKTD
- the LOC125219914 gene encoding protein FAR1-RELATED SEQUENCE 5-like isoform X1, translated to MYIPVCDDALKPMIGMKFNTLVEAVGFYEHYARSVGFGIRKMGNKSVQGITKWQYLACNRQGSKNFIPGHASQSTEVSFKKRRCRSFRCECLAKLNLRYYSDGKSRGYEVYQFVEYHNHLMVADEHRHFMMANRNLDPIHRRFMEDCGRCNIGPTLTFKLLKEIMGGPENVGCDIIDIRNGYRDIMSNIDGSDAQMIFDYMRSQKESSDAFYYEIEIGSHGKLTRLFWADAISRRNYHMFGDVISFDSTYNTNRYCMIFAPFTGKDNHSRPVTFGAGLLSSEGRESYSWLFGCFVRCMGVAPKLIITDQDWGIKLAVQQVLLQTRHRWCMWHIMVKVSDKLPKSLLGNEDFKKELNACVWSDLLEPDEFDIIWNDIMERYGLEDVHWFGSMFEDREFWVPAYFRDFPMGSLLRTTSMSESENSFFKNYTKPRANLVQFINFFNYAVGDQRNANSRLNYLDYSTIPDLSTQLPIEKHASTIYTDSIFKHVQQEISMVCEIVSITTVEDNIKMHQVKDQYGRTLDVKYDCKKDTFDCSCKKFSRIGLLCCHIFCLLKNKSANLIPEKYFGRRWLKSSLLKAAHGLPSEEQQPFEHLDEKQEVKKKLFSNFYRLVQKSEGSIDHLSLLSAGLDDLEQHIFGNCAAPSVIEKKKMVEDFYGMAVPDVIDVHPPDVVSTKGSASGKVAKRQSAIRKANKPLRRCGKCHEMGRHDSRNCGRVNEKTD